One window of bacterium genomic DNA carries:
- a CDS encoding hydrogenase: MLRILRTRLSLGHRTAPLPKPGEQPVAEGFRGLPVLSPGRCFEGCRACEEACPVSAIRCGEGGPRLDLGTCLFCPECERACPNGCIGFSREHRLAATRREDLVIGPGSGPPPVKPLEGELKSLFSRSLKLRQVSAGGCNGCEAELIVTGTLVFDFPRFGVQFVASPRHADALVVTGPVSKNMLVALEKSYAALPPPKLVIACGACAIGGGPFRGSPEAHDGVGSILPVDLWIPGCPPHPWTIVDGILRLMGVLEGSNG, from the coding sequence ATGCTGAGGATACTTCGGACACGCCTTTCGCTGGGCCACCGCACCGCGCCCCTCCCCAAACCGGGAGAACAGCCGGTCGCGGAAGGGTTTCGCGGCCTCCCGGTCCTTTCGCCCGGCAGGTGCTTCGAGGGTTGCAGGGCGTGCGAGGAGGCTTGCCCCGTCTCGGCGATCCGGTGCGGCGAGGGAGGCCCCCGGCTGGATCTGGGAACCTGCCTCTTTTGTCCCGAGTGCGAAAGGGCGTGCCCAAACGGGTGCATCGGTTTCTCCCGGGAGCACCGGCTCGCCGCGACGAGGCGGGAAGACCTCGTCATCGGTCCCGGCTCCGGCCCTCCGCCGGTGAAGCCCCTGGAGGGCGAACTAAAAAGCCTCTTCAGCCGGTCGCTCAAGCTCCGGCAGGTGAGCGCGGGCGGCTGCAACGGCTGTGAGGCGGAGCTTATCGTCACCGGGACGCTGGTCTTCGACTTTCCCCGCTTTGGCGTCCAGTTCGTGGCGAGCCCCCGCCACGCCGACGCGCTTGTCGTCACCGGGCCGGTCTCGAAAAACATGCTGGTAGCCCTGGAGAAGAGCTACGCCGCCCTGCCGCCGCCGAAACTCGTCATAGCCTGCGGCGCCTGCGCCATCGGCGGCGGGCCTTTCCGGGGAAGCCCCGAAGCCCACGACGGCGTCGGGTCGATACTGCCCGTGGACCTCTGGATTCCCGGCTGCCCGCCCCATCCGTGGACGATAGTGGACGGCATTCTTCGCCTGATGGGCGTTTTAGAGGGCTCGAATGGCTGA
- a CDS encoding hydrogenase, whose amino-acid sequence MAERLILLAVALSALSGLPGLFFDKKSRAGQHLATGVLCAASLIGLAGAGLGIFAPGEGLADIGGGILGGRLKVQADPLSSFFLIPVFLIPALCGVYGSAYWPQEKHPENGQRLRFFYGLVPAGMALLLVAQNALLFLTAWEVMTLAAFFLVATEDEKPEVREAGWHYLVATHVGILALMAMFSILRTATGSYDLGPLAPGILTKTQTTAVFLLGLLGFGLKAGLMPLHVWLPGAHANAPSHVSAILSGVLLKMGIYGLVRLVGWLPAPPAWWGGLLLALGVISGVLGVLFALGQHDLKRLLAYHSIENIGIIVMGLGLALMGRSLGRPEWVALGLAGGILHVLNHGLFKSLLFLSAGSVIHAVHTREMDHMGGLAKRMPLTALAFLAGAVAICGLPPLNGFISEFLIYLGLFSAAARGEGAGFAGPAFAAPALALIGALAVVCFVKVYGTVFLGEPRSASLKETSDPPPAMVAPMAVLAGICALIGIAPFLLPRVLDPVVASWVPGAKPVVSIAKLAPLGWVSLAGAALLALLLALALWLRAKLRKGPVESTVTWDCGYLAPTARMQYTASSFAQMVVDLFSWALWPKKRGPRIKGYFPGPSRFHSETPDPVLDRMLTPWWDFSERIAGKFRVFQQGVMQVYVLYILATVLALLFWW is encoded by the coding sequence ATGGCTGAGAGGCTGATCCTCCTCGCCGTCGCGCTCTCGGCCCTGAGCGGCCTCCCCGGCCTCTTTTTCGACAAAAAATCCCGGGCTGGCCAGCACCTGGCAACCGGGGTGCTCTGCGCCGCGTCGCTTATCGGCCTTGCGGGTGCGGGGCTGGGTATTTTCGCGCCGGGGGAAGGGCTCGCCGACATAGGCGGCGGCATCCTCGGCGGCAGGTTAAAGGTTCAGGCCGATCCCCTCTCCTCCTTTTTCCTGATCCCCGTCTTTCTTATACCCGCCCTCTGCGGAGTCTACGGCTCCGCCTACTGGCCGCAGGAAAAACACCCCGAAAACGGCCAGAGGCTCCGCTTTTTCTACGGGCTGGTCCCGGCGGGCATGGCGCTTCTCCTCGTCGCCCAAAACGCGCTGCTTTTTCTTACGGCGTGGGAGGTAATGACTCTGGCGGCCTTCTTCCTCGTCGCCACGGAGGACGAAAAGCCCGAGGTGCGGGAGGCGGGCTGGCATTACCTCGTGGCCACCCACGTCGGAATACTGGCGCTTATGGCGATGTTCTCGATACTGCGCACCGCGACCGGCTCTTACGACCTCGGCCCTCTTGCGCCGGGGATTCTGACCAAAACGCAGACCACGGCGGTCTTCCTCCTCGGGCTTCTCGGCTTCGGACTGAAAGCCGGGCTCATGCCCCTCCACGTCTGGCTTCCCGGCGCTCACGCCAACGCGCCCAGCCACGTCTCGGCGATACTCTCCGGCGTGCTACTCAAGATGGGGATTTACGGGCTTGTCAGGCTCGTGGGGTGGCTTCCCGCGCCGCCCGCGTGGTGGGGCGGGCTCCTTCTGGCCCTCGGCGTAATCTCCGGCGTGCTGGGAGTCCTCTTCGCCCTCGGCCAGCACGACCTCAAGCGCCTTCTGGCCTACCACTCGATAGAGAACATCGGCATCATCGTGATGGGGCTGGGGCTCGCCCTCATGGGGCGCTCGCTCGGCAGGCCGGAGTGGGTGGCGCTGGGGCTCGCGGGGGGGATTCTCCACGTCCTCAACCACGGCCTCTTCAAATCCCTTCTATTTCTCAGCGCGGGCTCGGTGATTCACGCAGTCCACACCCGGGAGATGGACCACATGGGAGGGCTGGCGAAGAGAATGCCCCTCACGGCTCTCGCCTTCCTCGCGGGGGCGGTCGCAATCTGCGGCCTTCCCCCGCTCAACGGCTTTATAAGCGAGTTTTTAATCTACCTCGGCCTTTTTTCCGCCGCCGCGCGAGGAGAGGGAGCGGGTTTCGCCGGTCCCGCCTTCGCGGCTCCGGCGCTCGCCCTCATCGGCGCGCTGGCGGTGGTCTGCTTCGTAAAGGTTTACGGAACGGTATTTCTCGGGGAGCCCCGCTCGGCTTCCCTGAAAGAGACTTCTGACCCTCCCCCCGCGATGGTCGCTCCGATGGCTGTTCTGGCGGGTATCTGCGCCCTTATCGGCATAGCGCCCTTCCTCCTGCCGCGAGTGCTCGACCCGGTGGTGGCCTCCTGGGTGCCGGGTGCCAAACCGGTCGTTTCCATAGCGAAGCTGGCGCCGCTGGGGTGGGTCAGTCTCGCGGGGGCGGCGCTGCTGGCCCTGCTTCTGGCGCTTGCGCTCTGGCTCCGGGCGAAGCTCAGGAAGGGGCCGGTCGAGAGCACGGTGACGTGGGACTGCGGCTACCTCGCGCCGACCGCCCGCATGCAGTACACCGCCTCCTCCTTCGCGCAGATGGTCGTGGACCTCTTCTCGTGGGCCCTCTGGCCAAAGAAGAGGGGTCCGCGCATAAAGGGATACTTTCCGGGGCCGTCGCGGTTCCACAGCGAGACGCCGGACCCGGTGCTGGACAGGATGCTGACGCCGTGGTGGGATTTTTCGGAGCGGATAGCCGGAAAGTTCAGGGTATTCCAGCAGGGGGTGATGCAGGTTTACGTCCTTTACATTCTGGCGACCGTGCTCGCCCTCCTCTTCTGGTGGTGA
- a CDS encoding hydrogenase encodes MAGIVLHLLLLLLVPPLLVGVINKTKSFFSGRSGPPLFQAYRDMARLFGKGFTFSLTTTWVFKAGPVVALAAALLAGVLVPFGGPPPAGFAGDAILFAYLFALSRFFTMTAALDTGSAFEGMGAAREGTFACFAEPILFFVFLALARISGSLQLGEMLFGAQFFSSWGNGPALALLAAGLFVLLLAENCRIPFDDPNTHLELTMIHEVMVLDHSGPLFGLVQYGAAVKLFVLGSVLVRVIAPFSAGSLATDTALFLVLMVLLAAVIGVVESAMARLRLTKVPNLLVAACVLCAFGFLLLLR; translated from the coding sequence ATGGCCGGAATAGTTCTTCATCTGCTGCTCCTTCTGCTCGTTCCGCCCCTGCTTGTCGGGGTGATCAACAAGACCAAGTCCTTTTTCTCGGGACGCTCGGGGCCGCCGCTCTTTCAGGCGTACCGCGACATGGCGAGGCTTTTCGGGAAGGGGTTCACCTTCAGCCTGACGACGACCTGGGTCTTCAAGGCAGGGCCGGTGGTGGCGCTGGCGGCCGCGCTGCTTGCCGGAGTCCTCGTCCCCTTCGGAGGCCCGCCTCCCGCCGGTTTCGCCGGAGACGCTATTCTCTTCGCCTACCTTTTCGCCCTTTCGCGCTTCTTCACAATGACGGCGGCGCTCGATACCGGCTCCGCCTTCGAGGGTATGGGAGCGGCGAGGGAGGGGACTTTCGCCTGCTTCGCGGAGCCGATACTCTTCTTCGTCTTTCTGGCCCTCGCCCGCATCTCCGGCTCCCTCCAGCTCGGCGAGATGCTCTTCGGCGCGCAGTTTTTCTCCTCTTGGGGAAACGGACCGGCGCTGGCGCTCCTCGCCGCGGGACTGTTCGTCCTTCTCTTGGCGGAAAACTGCCGGATACCCTTCGACGATCCCAACACCCACCTCGAACTTACGATGATCCACGAGGTGATGGTGCTCGATCACAGCGGGCCCCTCTTCGGACTCGTCCAGTACGGGGCCGCGGTAAAGCTCTTCGTCCTCGGCTCGGTGCTGGTGCGCGTGATAGCGCCTTTCAGCGCCGGTTCGCTCGCGACCGACACCGCCCTCTTCCTCGTCCTCATGGTTCTGCTCGCCGCCGTAATCGGGGTTGTGGAATCGGCGATGGCGAGGCTCAGGCTGACGAAGGTTCCCAATCTTCTCGTCGCCGCCTGCGTGCTTTGCGCTTTCGGCTTCCTTCTGCTGCTGAGATGA
- a CDS encoding hydrogenase, with product MRFALEIILVVMFLLNFYVLATSRIRAVINAVALQGVLLGVAPVLVHASSPLVSLGVTLPALVLKGFAIPFLLHRALRNAEIKREVEPLVGFAPSVVLGALGTGLAIVISGRLPLLPEHSGSLIIPAALSTIFAGFLFLTTRMKAISQVLGFLILENGIFMFGLILVEAVPFLIEIGMLLDLFVAIFVMGIIINHINREFSSISTQNLSALRE from the coding sequence ATGAGATTTGCGCTTGAGATAATACTGGTGGTGATGTTCCTTCTGAACTTCTACGTCCTCGCCACCAGCCGCATCCGCGCGGTAATAAACGCCGTAGCCCTTCAGGGGGTGCTCCTCGGCGTCGCTCCGGTTCTGGTCCACGCCTCCTCGCCCCTCGTCTCCCTCGGAGTGACCCTTCCCGCGCTCGTACTAAAAGGGTTCGCGATACCCTTCCTGCTCCACCGCGCCCTTCGTAACGCCGAGATAAAGCGCGAGGTCGAGCCGCTGGTGGGGTTCGCCCCCTCGGTGGTTCTCGGGGCGCTGGGAACCGGCCTGGCGATAGTAATCTCCGGCCGTCTTCCCCTTCTTCCCGAGCACTCGGGCAGCCTGATCATACCGGCCGCCCTTTCGACGATCTTCGCCGGTTTTTTGTTCCTCACGACGAGGATGAAGGCGATAAGCCAGGTTCTCGGCTTCCTGATTCTGGAGAACGGAATCTTCATGTTCGGCCTGATTCTGGTCGAGGCGGTACCCTTCCTCATCGAGATAGGGATGCTCCTCGACCTTTTCGTCGCCATCTTCGTCATGGGGATAATCATAAACCACATAAACAGGGAGTTTTCCTCCATCAGCACCCAGAACCTGTCGGCCTTGAGGGAGTGA
- a CDS encoding hydrogenase: MVEALIFVPLAVAAFALALPSNGSRPWLLPLGGSLHLILTVTVINNPVTPSPGAWLAFDAPGRLILALVSVLFCLSSFYAVGYLQHRQERDNRIFCACLLALLGMTSVVAASRHLGMLWIGMEATTLTTAPLIYFNRNRRSIEGTWKYLLICSVGIALSLLGTFFMAYAALRQGFAPTLMIDDLLRDAPNLSQPWLHGAFVLLLVGYGTKMGFAPMHTWKPDAYGEAPGLVGGLLAGAMTSCAFLGVIRVYAIATASGALYPRTILIAMGLLSMAVAGVFVIRQKDFKRMLAYSSVEHMGILALGLGLGGTAIFGALFHLVNNGLAKGLMFMTAGNIHRAYGSKLTDEVAGARVRLPVSGWLFLLGFLAASGSPPFGPFQSIMTIINSAQASGRGYIAGLMLVFLMMVFMGMGKTVLAVVQGKPSKEAASTGYHDNFLTAFPVILLMGIVLMLGLFMPPPLKTLLEESYASFPH, from the coding sequence ATGGTTGAAGCCCTTATCTTCGTGCCTTTGGCGGTGGCGGCGTTCGCGCTGGCCCTGCCGTCGAACGGGTCAAGGCCGTGGCTGCTGCCGCTTGGGGGCTCCCTCCACCTCATCCTGACGGTGACGGTGATAAACAACCCCGTTACCCCGTCTCCCGGCGCGTGGCTGGCCTTCGACGCCCCCGGAAGGCTGATACTGGCGCTCGTAAGCGTCCTTTTCTGTCTCTCCTCCTTTTACGCCGTGGGTTACCTCCAGCACCGGCAGGAGCGCGACAACAGGATTTTCTGTGCCTGTCTGCTGGCGCTTCTGGGGATGACAAGCGTGGTAGCCGCTTCGCGCCACCTCGGGATGCTCTGGATAGGGATGGAGGCGACCACCCTTACCACCGCCCCCCTGATCTACTTCAACCGCAACCGCCGCTCTATCGAGGGGACCTGGAAATACCTCCTCATCTGCTCGGTCGGGATAGCGCTTTCACTCCTCGGCACCTTCTTCATGGCTTACGCCGCGCTTCGGCAGGGGTTCGCCCCAACCCTTATGATCGACGACCTGCTTCGCGACGCCCCGAACCTTTCGCAGCCGTGGCTCCACGGCGCTTTCGTGCTCCTTCTCGTCGGCTACGGCACGAAGATGGGATTCGCGCCGATGCACACCTGGAAGCCCGACGCCTACGGCGAGGCTCCGGGACTGGTCGGCGGGCTTCTGGCCGGAGCGATGACGAGCTGCGCCTTTCTGGGAGTGATCCGCGTCTACGCCATCGCCACGGCAAGCGGCGCGCTCTATCCGAGGACGATACTTATCGCGATGGGGCTTCTGTCGATGGCCGTGGCGGGAGTCTTCGTAATAAGGCAGAAGGATTTCAAGCGGATGCTCGCCTATTCGAGCGTGGAGCACATGGGGATACTGGCTCTTGGACTCGGGCTGGGCGGGACGGCTATTTTCGGGGCGCTCTTTCACCTGGTCAACAACGGGCTGGCGAAAGGGCTGATGTTCATGACGGCGGGAAACATCCACCGCGCCTACGGCAGCAAGCTTACCGACGAGGTCGCCGGGGCGCGGGTAAGGCTGCCGGTGTCGGGGTGGCTTTTCCTGCTCGGCTTTCTGGCCGCCAGCGGGTCGCCGCCCTTCGGCCCCTTTCAGTCGATAATGACGATAATAAACTCCGCGCAGGCGAGCGGCCGGGGTTATATCGCCGGGCTTATGCTCGTCTTCCTGATGATGGTCTTCATGGGGATGGGAAAAACCGTGCTGGCGGTGGTGCAGGGAAAGCCCTCAAAAGAAGCCGCCTCCACCGGTTACCACGACAATTTCCTGACGGCCTTCCCGGTGATACTCCTCATGGGGATAGTGCTCATGCTCGGCCTTTTTATGCCCCCGCCCCTGAAAACGTTACTTGAGGAGAGCTACGCCAGTTTCCCGCACTAA
- the sulP gene encoding sulfate permease, producing the protein MWPTSLLPKTWTVVLRAKKYTGASYSKETFLRDLIAGIVVGIVALPLAIAFGIASGVTPEQGLATAIIAGFLISFLGGSRYQIGGPTGAFIVIIYGIVTRYGYDGLAVATMMAGVLLMVMGFARLGAIIQYIPYPVTVGFTSGIALIIFSGQIRDLFGLPMKSVPPEFVEKWEAYSTVLDKIDPLATAIGIGTVILVFLWPKVSRRVPGAFVAVIVTTIIVKVFDLPVETIGSRFGGVSASLPMPKLPQVSLAQMRELVSPAVTIALLAGIESLLSAVVADGMTGKRHRSNVELVAQGVANFVSPIFGGIPATGAIARTATNVRNGGETPVAGIIHAFVILIILLFFGKWAALIPMATLAGILVVVSYHMSEWHSFVKTFKSPKSDVAVLLITFALTLLVDLTVAIQVGVVLAALLFMKRMADVSQAGFVDVNEQGELEEKIHSDLFIPKEVTIYKIRGPFFFGASEKLTSTLGLLQEHPRVLILNMRMVPAMDATGLNAMEDILKKTKKQGTLFLLFGLQQQPRGVLEKGGLLETIGSENILPDLKAALARAEHVKGAS; encoded by the coding sequence ATGTGGCCGACTTCGCTGTTGCCCAAGACCTGGACGGTTGTTTTAAGGGCTAAAAAATACACAGGAGCAAGTTACTCGAAGGAAACCTTCCTTCGGGACCTGATAGCCGGAATAGTGGTGGGCATAGTGGCCCTCCCCCTTGCCATCGCCTTCGGCATCGCCTCCGGCGTCACCCCCGAACAGGGGCTCGCCACCGCGATAATCGCGGGCTTCCTCATCTCCTTTCTCGGCGGAAGCCGCTACCAGATAGGCGGCCCGACGGGCGCCTTCATCGTAATAATCTACGGAATAGTGACCAGATACGGGTACGACGGCCTCGCCGTGGCGACCATGATGGCGGGCGTTCTCCTCATGGTGATGGGCTTCGCCCGCCTCGGCGCGATAATCCAGTACATCCCCTATCCCGTCACCGTCGGCTTCACCTCCGGCATCGCCCTCATCATCTTCTCCGGTCAGATTCGCGACCTTTTCGGCCTTCCGATGAAGTCCGTGCCTCCCGAGTTCGTCGAAAAATGGGAGGCTTACAGCACCGTACTGGACAAGATCGACCCTCTGGCGACGGCGATAGGCATAGGGACGGTAATCCTCGTCTTTCTATGGCCGAAGGTTTCGCGGCGCGTTCCGGGAGCCTTCGTCGCGGTCATCGTTACGACGATAATCGTTAAGGTCTTCGACCTCCCGGTGGAAACCATAGGAAGCCGCTTCGGAGGGGTTTCCGCCTCCCTTCCCATGCCGAAGCTGCCCCAGGTCAGCCTTGCCCAGATGAGGGAGCTTGTCTCCCCCGCCGTCACCATAGCTCTTCTGGCCGGAATCGAATCCCTTCTCTCGGCGGTTGTCGCCGACGGCATGACCGGCAAGCGTCACCGCTCCAACGTAGAGCTGGTCGCGCAGGGCGTAGCCAACTTCGTCTCACCGATCTTCGGTGGCATCCCGGCCACCGGCGCGATAGCGCGAACCGCGACGAACGTAAGAAACGGCGGAGAGACCCCCGTGGCGGGCATCATCCACGCCTTCGTCATCCTCATAATCCTTCTCTTCTTCGGGAAGTGGGCCGCGCTGATACCGATGGCGACGCTGGCGGGCATACTCGTCGTCGTCTCCTACCACATGAGCGAGTGGCACTCCTTCGTAAAGACCTTCAAGAGCCCCAAGAGCGACGTTGCGGTGCTCCTCATCACCTTCGCCCTTACCCTGCTGGTCGACCTCACGGTCGCGATACAGGTGGGCGTCGTCCTCGCCGCCCTTCTCTTCATGAAGCGCATGGCGGACGTCTCCCAGGCCGGTTTCGTGGACGTAAACGAGCAGGGCGAACTGGAAGAAAAGATCCACTCAGACCTTTTCATCCCGAAGGAAGTTACCATCTACAAGATACGCGGCCCCTTCTTCTTCGGGGCCTCGGAGAAGCTAACCTCGACGCTCGGCCTGCTGCAGGAACACCCGAGAGTTCTCATTTTGAACATGAGAATGGTCCCGGCGATGGACGCCACAGGCCTGAACGCGATGGAAGACATCCTGAAAAAGACAAAGAAACAGGGCACGCTCTTTTTGCTCTTCGGCCTTCAGCAACAACCACGCGGCGTCCTCGAAAAGGGCGGGTTGCTGGAAACCATCGGAAGCGAAAACATCCTGCCGGACCTGAAGGCGGCCCTGGCGAGGGCGGAGCACGTCAAGGGCGCTTCTTAG
- a CDS encoding sulfate/molybdate ABC transporter ATP-binding protein codes for MSIEIREVTKTFGDFTALSGVNLEVASGELIALLGPSGSGKTTLLRIIAGLEKQDAGSIRFFGEDAASDGVRERGVGFVFQHYALFRHMTVFENVAFGLRVSQRKVRPPKEAIDKKVRELLRLVMLDRMADRLPSQLSGGQRQRVALARALAVEPKVLLLDEPFGALDAQVRKELRKWLRKLHDEMKITSVFVTHDQEEALEVADRIVLMNEGRIEQTGTPDEVYNNPASSFVYNFLGNVNLFHGRVQNGKAQIGNLSLEVPEHARLEDAPAFGYSRPHEIEIERAPASGEALAAVVIKIRSVGPVVRVELDPALPGEPIEAQITQERFAELLLKKGETVFVRPKNVKVFVNDFSI; via the coding sequence ATGAGCATTGAGATACGGGAGGTGACCAAGACCTTCGGCGACTTCACGGCGCTTAGCGGGGTGAACCTCGAAGTCGCTTCCGGCGAGCTTATCGCCCTTCTCGGCCCCTCGGGGTCGGGAAAGACGACGCTCCTGCGGATTATCGCCGGGCTGGAGAAGCAGGACGCGGGGTCGATCCGCTTTTTCGGAGAAGACGCGGCCAGCGATGGCGTGCGGGAACGCGGAGTGGGGTTCGTCTTCCAGCACTACGCCCTTTTCCGTCACATGACGGTCTTCGAGAACGTCGCCTTCGGACTTCGCGTAAGCCAAAGAAAGGTCCGCCCCCCGAAGGAGGCGATAGACAAAAAGGTGAGGGAGCTGCTTCGCCTCGTCATGCTCGACCGGATGGCCGACAGGCTCCCCTCGCAGCTTTCCGGCGGGCAGCGCCAGAGGGTCGCGCTGGCTCGGGCGCTGGCGGTGGAACCGAAGGTGCTCCTGCTGGACGAGCCCTTCGGCGCGCTCGACGCGCAGGTGCGAAAGGAACTGCGGAAGTGGCTCCGGAAACTTCACGACGAGATGAAGATAACCAGCGTCTTCGTCACCCACGATCAGGAGGAGGCGCTGGAGGTCGCCGACAGGATAGTACTGATGAACGAGGGGAGAATCGAGCAGACAGGGACCCCTGACGAGGTCTACAACAACCCCGCCAGCTCTTTCGTCTACAACTTTCTCGGCAACGTCAATCTCTTCCACGGCCGCGTCCAAAACGGCAAGGCGCAGATAGGGAACCTCAGTCTGGAGGTGCCGGAGCACGCCCGGCTGGAGGACGCCCCCGCCTTCGGCTACTCGCGGCCCCATGAGATTGAAATCGAAAGGGCGCCCGCAAGCGGCGAGGCTTTGGCGGCGGTTGTGATAAAGATTCGCAGCGTCGGGCCGGTCGTCCGGGTGGAGCTTGACCCCGCCCTGCCGGGAGAGCCGATAGAGGCGCAGATAACTCAGGAGCGCTTCGCGGAGCTTCTCTTGAAAAAAGGAGAGACTGTTTTCGTCCGCCCGAAAAACGTGAAGGTGTTCGTCAACGACTTCAGCATCTGA
- the cysW gene encoding sulfate ABC transporter permease subunit CysW translates to MAGAANLRLSGKAHGSAPGRRDPAIIRWGLTGVVLLFLGLFLFVPLAVVFTEALKKGLDVYWASIIEPDALAALRLTLLAAGISVILNLVFGVIAAWAIAKFEFTGKSFLLSLIDLPFSVSPVISGLIYVLIFGLHGWLGPWLGEHGIKVVFAVPGIVLATVFVTFPFVARELIPLMEAQGRDDEEAALVLGASGWQTFFRVTLPNIKWGLLYGVILCNARAMGEFGAVSVVSGHIRGLTNTLPLHVEILYNEYNFTAAFAVASLLALLALVTLLAKTIVEWRANRELSAGGITDEH, encoded by the coding sequence ATGGCGGGAGCGGCCAATCTGAGATTATCCGGCAAAGCCCACGGGAGCGCCCCCGGAAGAAGAGACCCGGCAATCATCCGCTGGGGCCTCACCGGAGTCGTCCTTCTCTTCCTCGGCCTCTTTCTCTTCGTGCCTCTGGCGGTCGTCTTTACCGAGGCGCTTAAAAAAGGTCTGGACGTCTATTGGGCTTCGATAATCGAGCCGGACGCCCTTGCGGCGCTGCGTCTCACCCTTCTGGCGGCGGGAATTTCGGTCATCCTGAACCTCGTTTTCGGAGTTATAGCCGCCTGGGCTATCGCCAAATTCGAGTTTACCGGCAAAAGCTTCCTCCTTTCCCTGATAGACCTTCCCTTTTCGGTCTCGCCGGTGATCTCGGGCCTCATTTACGTCCTCATCTTCGGCCTCCACGGCTGGCTCGGCCCGTGGCTTGGCGAACACGGGATAAAGGTGGTGTTCGCCGTCCCCGGCATAGTGCTGGCTACGGTCTTCGTTACCTTCCCTTTCGTGGCGAGGGAACTGATTCCGCTGATGGAGGCGCAGGGGCGCGACGACGAGGAGGCGGCGCTGGTGCTGGGGGCCAGCGGCTGGCAGACCTTCTTCCGGGTGACTCTTCCGAACATAAAGTGGGGCCTCCTCTACGGCGTGATTCTCTGCAACGCCCGCGCGATGGGCGAGTTCGGGGCGGTTTCGGTGGTCTCCGGCCACATAAGGGGGTTGACGAACACCCTGCCGCTGCACGTTGAAATCCTTTACAACGAATACAACTTCACGGCCGCTTTCGCCGTCGCCTCCCTCCTCGCGCTGCTCGCGCTGGTGACTTTGTTGGCGAAGACCATCGTCGAGTGGAGGGCGAACCGGGAACTTTCGGCCGGAGGAATAACAGATGAGCATTGA
- the cysT gene encoding sulfate ABC transporter permease subunit CysT, which translates to MLKHHSVLPGFTPALGFTVFYLGLIVLIPLSSVFFTAGENGWGFFWETVTDPRVVASYRLSFGASLLAALANAFFGLLTAWVLVRYSFPGKKLVDALVDLPFAIPTAVAGIALTAAFSVNGWIGQYLEPLGLKVAFTRLGVFVALTFIGLPFVVRTVQPVLEDIDGELEEAAATLGATRWQTFRRVIFPGLWPALLTGFALSFARAVGEYGSVVFISGNLPFKTEITPFIIITKLEQYDFAGAAAVAVAMLTVSFLLLLAVNLLSGWARRRQAGI; encoded by the coding sequence ATATTGAAACACCACAGCGTCCTTCCCGGCTTCACTCCGGCTCTGGGCTTCACGGTCTTCTACCTGGGGCTGATAGTCCTGATTCCCCTTTCCTCCGTGTTTTTCACGGCGGGGGAAAACGGCTGGGGATTTTTCTGGGAGACGGTGACCGACCCAAGGGTCGTCGCCTCCTACCGGCTGAGTTTCGGCGCTTCTCTTCTGGCGGCCCTTGCCAACGCTTTTTTCGGCCTTTTGACCGCCTGGGTGCTGGTGCGTTACTCCTTTCCGGGCAAGAAGCTGGTAGACGCCCTCGTAGACCTGCCCTTCGCGATACCCACCGCTGTTGCCGGTATCGCCCTCACCGCAGCCTTTTCCGTCAACGGCTGGATCGGACAGTACCTGGAGCCGCTGGGGCTAAAGGTGGCCTTCACCCGGCTAGGCGTCTTCGTGGCGCTGACCTTCATCGGCCTTCCCTTCGTCGTCCGCACGGTGCAGCCGGTTCTGGAGGATATTGACGGTGAACTTGAGGAGGCCGCAGCAACCCTCGGGGCCACGCGCTGGCAGACCTTCAGGCGGGTAATCTTCCCCGGCCTCTGGCCCGCCCTCCTCACCGGCTTCGCCCTCTCCTTCGCGCGCGCCGTGGGGGAATACGGCTCGGTGGTCTTCATATCGGGGAATCTGCCGTTCAAGACCGAGATTACCCCCTTCATCATCATAACCAAGCTCGAACAGTACGACTTCGCCGGAGCGGCGGCGGTCGCGGTGGCGATGCTGACGGTTTCCTTTCTCCTTTTGCTGGCTGTAAACCTTCTTTCGGGCTGGGCCAGACGACGCCAGGCCGGGATTTAA